In Pyrus communis chromosome 8, drPyrComm1.1, whole genome shotgun sequence, one genomic interval encodes:
- the LOC137741539 gene encoding receptor-like protein 2, with protein MPEASRVITYGVLFLFFLLSTFISTNHACKEADHNSLLSSFDISSSRLNWSSSDCCHWEGITCDADARVTHVSLPSKRLQGSISRSLGSLTHLSHLNLSHNLLSGPLEVGLFLSSNRLEILDLSYNLLSGELPLFLSSSYIQIVDLSNNQFNATIPSSFLQHAGNLSCLNISNNHFTGQIPSSICLRSSSLRVLDFSHNNFSGPIPLGLGNCSELEVFRAGDNTLSGSLPADIYNAQALQEISLSTNGLVGPISENVGKLSKLKFLRLHYNNLQGHLPPSLMNCTNLVEINLGFNFFSGNISVLDFSKLTKLSKLDSVSNNLTGTLPISLYSCKSLKALRLCSNDFGGQIQPEILQLKNLTFLSLTHNRLTNVTGAMKILTGFKSLKVLLLAKNFKGEEMPDGDITVDSGLQNLCVFNLHMCHMTGHIPAWISKLGKLEVLDLSFNRLTGTIPGWLGTLPHLFFLLLNDNLISGEFPKELCRLQELVSQKAANETGHCSLELPVYFQRANNATVLSSQYKYLPNMPRVISLRNNSLSGSIPFEIGQLQFLQQLDLSINNFSGNIPDQIANLTKLERLELNSNRLSGEIPSSLSNLHFLSTFTVAYNNLEGKIPAGTQLQGFSVSAFEGNPKLCGAPLSNQCFPSNGNDADENENNQDLDDDEEQSLWFGLSIMLGFFVGLLGFCCPLLLKRTWSYAYFQLLDNIQLMVYLKWRRLRRRKAQGQGQVQVPNQKDEVKSSKPDSETESTNQSEYANNSISFMVPDNFQTTSLVNVPVKARCPEDEEILICTD; from the exons ATGCCGGAAGCTAGCCGCGTAATAACTTACGGAGTCCTCTTCCTGTTTTTTTTGTTGTCTACTTTCATTTCTACAAACCATGCTTGCAAGGAGGCAGATCACAACTCTCTTTTGTCATCTTTTGATATATCTTCTTCTCGTTTAAATTGGTCTTCTAGCGATTGTTGTCACTGGGAAGGCATCACTTGTGATGCCGATGCTAGGGTAACACATGTTTCGTTGCCCTCTAAGCGGCTCCAAGGAAGCATTTCTCGCTCCCTTGGAAGCCTCACGCATCTTTCGCACCTCAATCTCTCCCACAATCTGCTTTCCGGTCCTCTGGAAGTTGGACTCTTCTTGTCCTCGAATCGCCTTGAAATCCTTGATTTGAGCTACAACCTTCTCTCCGGAGAATTACCCTTGTTTCTATCATCTAGTTACATTCAAATAGTGGATTTGTCGAACAATCAATTCAATGCTACAATTCCTTCTTCATTCCTCCAGCATGCCGGGAATTTGAGCTGTTTGAATATCAGCAATAATCATTTTACAGGCCAAATACCTTCCTCTATCTGTCTTCGTTCCTCCTCGCTTAGAGTCTTGGATTTCTCCCACAATAATTTCAGTGGCCCAATTCCTCTCGGACTAGGAAACTGTTCCGAATTGGAGGTCTTTCGTGCTGGCGACAATACTCTCTCAGGGTCCCTTCCTGCTGATATCTACAATGCTCAGGCACTTcaagaaatttcattatctACCAATGGGCTTGTCGGACCCATCAGTGAGAATGTTGGGAAGCTCTCCAAATTAAAGTTCTTGCGCCTTCATTACAACAATCTCCAAGGTCATCTGCCCCCATCTTTGATGAATTGCACAAACCTTGTTGAAATAAATCTGGGATTCAACTTTTTTAGTGGGAATATCTCTGTGCTCGATTTCTCTAAACTTACTAAACTTAGTAAACTAGATTCTGTAAGTAATAATCTAACAGGTACCTTGCCAATAAGCCTCTACTCATGCAAGTCCCTCAAAGCACTTCGACTGTGTTCAAATGATTTCGGGGGCCAAATCCAACCTGAGATTCTGCAATTGAAAAACTTGACCTTCCTCTCGCTTACTCATAACAGACTAACCAATGTCACGGGGGCAATGAAGATACTCACGGGTTTCAAAAGTCTCAAGGTGCTCCTTCTTGCAAAAAATTTTAAAGGTGAAGAGATGCCAGATGGGGATATAACTGTCGATTCCGGGTTACAAAATCTGTGTGTTTTCAATTTACATATGTGTCATATGACAGGGCAC ataCCTGCATGGATTTCAAAGCTTGGGAAACTGGAAGTCCTGGATTTGTCTTTTAACAGACTCACTGGCACAATACCTGGTTGGTTGGGGACTCTTCcgcatcttttctttttgttgttgaatgACAACTTGATTTCGGGTGAATTTCCAAAGGAGCTTTGCAGACTACAAGAATTAGTATCGCAAAAGGCTGCAAATGAAACAGGCCATTGTTCTCTTGAGTTGCCCGTCTACTTTCAACGCGCTAATAATGCAACTGTGTTGTCTTCACAGTACAAGTATCTGCCCAACATGCCAAGAGTAATCTCCCTCAGGAACAACAGTTTAAGCGGCAGCATACCCTTTGAGATTGGCCAATTGCAATTTCTTCAACAACTTGATCTAAGCATCAACAACTTCTCTGGCAACATTCCAGACCAAATAGCCAACCTCACAAAGTTGGAGAGATTAGAACTCAACAGTAACCGTCTGTCAGGCGAAATCCCATCATCACTATCAAATCTCCATTTCTTGTCTACATTTACTGTTGCATACAATAATCTTGAAGGAAAAATACCAGCCGGCACTCAGCTCCAAGGCTTCAGTGTCTCTGCATTCGAAGGGAATCCGAAACTGTGCGGTGCCCCACTTTCAAACCAGTGCTTTCCAAGTAATGGCAATGATGCAGATGAGAATGAGAACAATCAGGATTTGGACGATGATGAGGAGCAAAGTCTATGGTTTGGGTTATCCATTATGCTTGGTTTCTTTGTAGGGTTATTGGGATTCTGTTGCCCTTTGCTTCTCAAGAGGACGTGGAGTTATGCATATTTCCAACTCCTTGACAATATTCAACTCATGGTTTATCTGAAGTGGAGAAGGCTTAGAAGAAG GAAAGCCCAAGGCCAAGGCCAAGTCCAAGTCCCAAATCAAAAGGACGAAGTTAAAAGCAGCAAACCGGATAGTGAAACCGAGAGTACAAATCAGTCAGAATATGCAAACAACAGTATCTCCTTCATGGTCCCTGACAACTTCCAAACCACCTCTCTCGTCAATGTTCCAGTTAAAGCTCGCTGcccagaagatgaagaaatattAATATGTACGGATTGA